Proteins encoded by one window of Rutidosis leptorrhynchoides isolate AG116_Rl617_1_P2 chromosome 7, CSIRO_AGI_Rlap_v1, whole genome shotgun sequence:
- the LOC139860181 gene encoding uncharacterized protein, producing the protein MAANSQIHPATTVNNIRNFIPIVLEMENGLYESWAELFKIYCRAFSDIDHIIPESTDASVTASSSDITNPPTPPNPALWDRLDAIVLQWIYGTISKNMFRTVMKTNSTAQQAWDRLKNLFHDNCNSYHVYLLHKFHNTKLDNFSNFSDYCEELKVISDQLSNVGPTIEEDHLVL; encoded by the coding sequence ATGGCTGCAAATAGTCAGATTCATCCTGCAACAACTGTTAACAATATCAGAAACTTCATTCCCATCGTTCTTGAGATGGAAAACGGATTGTATGAATCTTGGGCAGAATTGTTCAAGATCTATTGTAGGGCTTTCTCTGACATTGATCATATCATCCCTGAATCCACGGATGCTTCTGTTACTGCTTCTTCATCCGATATTACCAATCCACCCACTCCACCGAATCCTGCTCTATGGGATCGGCTTGATGCTATTGTACTACAGTGGATATATGGAACTATATCTAAGAACATGTTTCGCACAGTCATGAAAACCAACTCAACTGCTCAACAAGCTTGGGATCGGTTGAAGAATCTGTTTCATGACAATTGCAATTCTTATCATGTCTACCTGCTACACAAATTCCACAACACAAAACTTGACAATTTTTCTAATTTTTCTGATTATTGTGAAGAACTTAAAGTTATATCCGACCAATTGTCCAATGTTGGACCTACAATTGAAGAAGATCACCTCGTTTTATAA